A region from the Algoriphagus machipongonensis genome encodes:
- a CDS encoding DUF294 nucleotidyltransferase-like domain-containing protein — MEPDSTFIADQFYSKRVSDLHFRHLRMATSDNSVTDCAIKMAQEKVSCLFIGESSNSIEGYLTDITLRDRLLARQLSPSIPVSEIMESDMVAIHHEAHLFEALVLMFQTKSRYLLVEKEGEYIGWISRTKILTEQSQGPFMFIQSVKESRQIPELRDKWQRMPEIIHLLLSRGMKAGIVNQIITTVADTITQRVIERVFKDIGPAPAKFVFFVLGSEGRGELTLKTDQDNGIIYEDKANDHREEVRKYFLDFATRVSTSLNEIGIDFCSGELMAMNPKWTHSLSHWKRNYETWIQDASQETAMNYATFFDCRAIYGEVTLLEKLKEHMGILLTQAPERFYINLGHNALQFEPPITFFRQIRTEKIDGEKQINLKQTMRPIVDLVRVYALKYLVFETNTIRRIEQLTQKKVFSPREAQELSHAFDYLMAFRLENQAHLILEKAEKPKNYLTTAQLTKVQSVTLLEIFKVIEEFQARIKLAFTRTL, encoded by the coding sequence ATGGAGCCAGACTCAACTTTTATTGCAGATCAGTTTTACTCAAAAAGAGTCAGTGATTTACATTTCAGACATTTACGAATGGCTACCTCTGACAATTCTGTTACAGATTGCGCTATCAAAATGGCCCAAGAAAAGGTCAGTTGCCTTTTTATAGGAGAATCGTCAAACAGTATTGAAGGTTATTTAACTGATATTACCTTGCGTGATCGTTTGCTTGCGAGGCAACTCTCACCAAGTATCCCTGTTTCTGAAATCATGGAATCAGACATGGTCGCAATCCATCATGAAGCACATTTATTTGAAGCTTTAGTTTTGATGTTTCAGACCAAGTCAAGATATCTTCTGGTAGAAAAAGAAGGAGAATACATTGGCTGGATCAGCAGAACCAAAATATTAACAGAGCAATCTCAAGGCCCTTTTATGTTTATCCAATCTGTTAAAGAATCTAGACAGATACCTGAGCTTAGGGATAAATGGCAACGAATGCCAGAGATTATTCATCTGTTGCTTTCCAGAGGGATGAAAGCTGGAATAGTCAATCAAATTATCACCACAGTAGCTGATACCATAACTCAACGGGTTATCGAACGAGTCTTTAAAGACATCGGTCCAGCTCCTGCTAAGTTTGTCTTTTTTGTTTTGGGTAGTGAAGGCAGAGGCGAACTCACATTAAAAACAGATCAGGATAATGGGATCATTTATGAGGACAAAGCCAATGATCATAGAGAAGAAGTCAGGAAATACTTTTTAGACTTTGCAACAAGAGTTTCCACCTCCCTCAATGAAATAGGAATAGATTTCTGCTCGGGAGAGTTAATGGCGATGAACCCCAAATGGACTCATTCGCTTTCCCATTGGAAAAGAAACTATGAAACCTGGATTCAAGATGCCTCTCAGGAAACTGCGATGAATTACGCCACGTTTTTTGATTGCCGAGCCATTTATGGAGAAGTTACTCTTTTGGAAAAATTAAAAGAGCATATGGGAATTTTGCTAACTCAAGCTCCCGAACGATTTTATATCAACTTGGGTCATAACGCGCTTCAATTTGAACCTCCAATTACGTTTTTCAGGCAAATCAGAACCGAAAAAATTGATGGTGAAAAGCAAATCAATCTAAAACAAACCATGAGACCCATTGTGGATCTTGTCAGGGTTTATGCCTTAAAATATCTGGTTTTCGAAACGAACACCATACGTAGAATTGAGCAATTAACTCAAAAGAAAGTTTTTTCCCCTCGAGAAGCTCAAGAATTATCCCATGCCTTTGATTACCTGATGGCTTTTCGACTAGAAAACCAAGCACATCTTATTTTGGAAAAAGCGGAAAAACCCAAAAATTATCTAACTACGGCACAATTGACAAAAGTCCAATCAGTTACACTTCTGGAAATTTTTAAAGTAATAGAAGAGTTTCAAGCACGAATAAAACTTGCCTTTACTCGAACATTATAG
- a CDS encoding sulfatase: MYRSCHLTLFIFFLLCLESHTFAQSANSERTPPNIVFFFVDDMGWQDTSVPFHTSETELNRRYFTPNMERLAEEGMKFTQAYASAVCSPSRVSLMTGITAARHRVTNWTLHKDQSPDEENPVVKSPQWNLNGLSPEKGIQQTFYYKDILPEKLKEVGYKTIHVGKAHFGAVGTPGENPLNLGFDVNIGGHAAGGPGSYLGVNDFSAVWRNGDKVWDIPGLYQYHGKDIYLTEALTREAIKAASKSIEESKPFYLYMSQYAIHAPWEKDNRYIQKYLDKGLSEHEATYAAMIEGMDKSLGDIMDFLEDSKLVENTIIVFMSDNGAHKQVPQNSPLRGWKLSPYEGGIRVPLIVKWPGVTKPGSVVEKQVIIEDIYPTFLDMSGNLPRSVSRKIDGISFVPLLQGKSEIESDRTFLWHYPNTYYNPPYSVIRKGDWKLIYHHVDQSLELFNLKTDLSEKENLSLSNPEKTKEMAIIMSKLLKETNAQMPIIKATDKPVPMPSEIID; this comes from the coding sequence ATGTATCGGTCCTGTCATTTAACTCTCTTCATTTTCTTTTTACTTTGCCTGGAGTCCCATACTTTTGCACAATCTGCCAACTCAGAAAGAACTCCACCTAATATTGTCTTTTTCTTTGTGGATGATATGGGCTGGCAGGACACTTCAGTTCCCTTTCACACCTCAGAAACAGAATTAAACAGAAGGTATTTCACGCCGAATATGGAACGTTTGGCAGAAGAAGGCATGAAATTCACACAAGCCTATGCAAGTGCCGTCTGCTCTCCCTCTAGGGTCAGTTTGATGACTGGAATAACCGCTGCTAGACATAGAGTCACCAATTGGACATTGCATAAAGACCAATCTCCTGATGAAGAAAACCCAGTAGTTAAATCCCCCCAGTGGAACTTAAATGGACTAAGCCCAGAAAAAGGCATCCAACAAACGTTTTACTACAAAGATATCTTGCCGGAGAAATTAAAAGAGGTTGGGTATAAGACTATTCATGTTGGGAAAGCACATTTTGGGGCTGTTGGCACTCCTGGAGAAAACCCATTAAATCTGGGTTTTGATGTAAACATAGGTGGTCATGCTGCAGGGGGCCCAGGAAGTTACCTAGGAGTTAATGATTTTAGTGCAGTATGGAGAAATGGAGATAAAGTGTGGGACATCCCCGGTCTATACCAGTACCACGGGAAAGACATCTACCTCACTGAGGCACTTACTCGAGAAGCAATAAAAGCCGCTTCGAAATCTATAGAAGAAAGCAAGCCCTTTTATCTCTATATGTCTCAATATGCCATTCATGCTCCTTGGGAAAAAGATAACAGGTACATTCAAAAGTATTTAGATAAAGGACTTTCAGAGCATGAGGCAACCTATGCAGCCATGATAGAAGGGATGGACAAATCGTTAGGGGATATCATGGACTTTCTAGAAGACTCAAAACTTGTAGAAAACACAATCATAGTTTTTATGTCTGATAACGGTGCTCATAAGCAAGTTCCGCAAAATTCACCTTTGAGAGGATGGAAATTAAGCCCGTATGAGGGAGGAATTCGTGTACCTCTAATTGTAAAATGGCCAGGGGTTACGAAACCTGGATCTGTAGTAGAAAAACAGGTGATAATCGAAGATATCTATCCAACTTTCCTAGATATGTCAGGCAACCTTCCAAGATCAGTTTCTAGAAAAATTGATGGGATAAGCTTCGTTCCTTTGCTTCAGGGTAAGTCTGAAATAGAAAGCGACAGAACCTTTCTGTGGCATTACCCTAACACCTATTACAACCCGCCCTACTCTGTGATCCGAAAAGGAGATTGGAAATTAATCTACCATCATGTGGATCAAAGCCTAGAACTTTTCAATTTAAAAACTGATCTGTCAGAAAAGGAAAATTTGAGTTTATCTAATCCAGAGAAGACAAAAGAGATGGCTATAATTATGTCGAAATTGTTAAAAGAAACAAATGCTCAAATGCCAATCATAAAAGCAACTGATAAACCAGTGCCCATGCCTAGTGAAATTATAGATTAG
- a CDS encoding glycoside hydrolase family protein, producing the protein MKAKLTFLIIFFSSASIFAQDNLKISDKIQPISESSIFNSPDFFNWGGSIIKGEDNKYHLFYSRWPKSTNFTGWLLYSEIAHAVSDTPSGPWKYKETALSARGKGYWDAITAHNPKIKYFEGKYYLYYISTNLGDNLDYNDANLLETATTGYSHPNWKILRPNQRTGVAVAESLNGPWTRKDEPLIEPSGPITTLTVNPAIDQGKDGKYYLIVKGDKPNETKFIRNQAMAIGDRPDGPFVIQSQPVIDFMDTEDMSLWFDKDRNYFYAVFHAHQMIGMMSSEDGLHWEKATEFQIMEKMIKMKDGRLIKPDRLERPFVFIENGEVKVLGLAGKIGDDSFIYTIPLSQ; encoded by the coding sequence ATGAAAGCAAAACTTACATTCTTGATTATATTTTTTTCCTCTGCTTCAATATTCGCTCAGGACAACTTGAAAATTTCTGACAAAATTCAGCCTATTTCCGAATCTTCAATTTTTAATTCTCCTGATTTTTTCAATTGGGGCGGATCTATTATTAAGGGGGAAGATAATAAATACCATTTATTTTATTCAAGATGGCCAAAGTCTACCAACTTCACAGGATGGCTTCTCTATTCCGAAATAGCCCATGCCGTATCTGACACTCCATCCGGCCCATGGAAATATAAAGAAACAGCACTATCCGCTAGAGGCAAAGGATATTGGGATGCTATCACAGCACACAACCCTAAAATCAAATATTTTGAAGGGAAGTATTACCTCTACTACATTTCCACCAACCTTGGGGATAACCTCGATTACAATGATGCCAACTTATTAGAAACGGCTACTACTGGTTACTCACATCCCAACTGGAAAATTTTACGCCCGAATCAAAGAACCGGTGTTGCTGTGGCAGAATCACTTAATGGCCCATGGACAAGAAAAGACGAACCATTAATAGAACCTTCTGGCCCTATCACCACCTTGACCGTCAACCCAGCAATTGATCAAGGAAAAGATGGTAAATATTATTTAATAGTAAAAGGAGATAAGCCCAATGAAACCAAATTTATCAGAAACCAAGCTATGGCGATTGGAGACAGACCTGATGGTCCTTTTGTAATCCAATCCCAACCCGTCATTGATTTCATGGACACTGAAGACATGTCCTTGTGGTTTGATAAGGATAGAAATTATTTTTACGCTGTTTTTCACGCACATCAAATGATAGGAATGATGAGTTCTGAAGATGGGCTTCATTGGGAAAAAGCTACTGAGTTTCAAATCATGGAAAAAATGATAAAAATGAAAGACGGCAGGCTTATCAAACCAGATCGACTGGAAAGACCTTTTGTTTTCATTGAAAACGGAGAAGTCAAGGTTTTAGGCTTGGCTGGAAAAATAGGAGATGATTCATTCATTTACACAATTCCCTTAAGCCAATAA
- a CDS encoding gluconokinase has protein sequence MLIIVTGVSGTGKTTIGEGLSNHFKLPFFDADHFHPEKNIEKMSQGFPLDDQDRMPWLQALANKLLESQQSGGAVLACSALKEAYREILQVNQQVHWVHLKGDRDLIWDRMLARKNHYMKASMLDSQIATWEDPSYGLHLSIDETPEKMVSEAISYILKKEAAV, from the coding sequence ATGTTAATTATAGTTACAGGAGTTTCAGGTACAGGGAAAACAACCATAGGAGAAGGGCTTTCCAATCATTTTAAACTGCCTTTCTTTGATGCAGATCATTTTCATCCTGAGAAAAATATTGAGAAAATGAGTCAAGGTTTTCCTTTGGATGATCAAGACCGCATGCCTTGGCTTCAGGCTTTGGCTAATAAACTTCTCGAATCACAACAGTCAGGAGGAGCAGTTTTGGCCTGCTCTGCTTTAAAAGAGGCATATAGAGAAATTCTTCAGGTGAATCAACAGGTTCATTGGGTTCATCTAAAAGGTGATCGTGATTTGATTTGGGATAGGATGCTTGCCAGGAAAAATCATTATATGAAAGCTAGTATGTTAGATTCTCAAATTGCTACTTGGGAAGACCCTAGTTATGGTCTTCATTTGTCAATTGATGAAACACCTGAAAAAATGGTTTCAGAAGCTATTTCTTACATCCTGAAAAAGGAGGCAGCAGTTTAA
- a CDS encoding amidohydrolase family protein, giving the protein MNKIVLFVFAICVSPIFHSFSQVNVITNVHVLTMEDENILEDHAIVVKDGGIENILPMNQASSIEGAVMIDGGGAYVYPGLAEFHSHIPVAQNGNTQLQEEAMWLYLANGVLRVRGMIGHASHLPLKERIENGEIDGPRLFLSGPSFSGSSVSSPEQAAQMVRDEKAAGYDHLKLHPGLEMDEFLAISKKAQELNIPFGGHVSLDVGLEASLKGGYKSIEHMDGYVEALIPDYSKVLDPKQAGPFTMLLVKEADLSKLPELVKMTLDTEAWIAPTLTLFDRYFGYKPAEEYRNIPEMKYMSAEQVQNWINAKKPYEEAGVLTKENVQPYLNFRNMLFMTLHEAGVPILMTSDSPQVFNVPGFSIHHEIELMSEAGMSNYEILKTGSVNPAKYFNQEDEWGVLKKGASADFVLVKGNPLEDLETLKEPIMVVMKGEMYDKEALEKQLEKIELNHKR; this is encoded by the coding sequence ATGAATAAAATAGTGCTGTTTGTTTTCGCGATTTGCGTTTCACCTATTTTTCATTCCTTTTCGCAAGTCAATGTGATCACGAATGTTCATGTTCTTACCATGGAAGATGAGAATATTTTGGAAGATCATGCGATCGTGGTAAAAGATGGGGGAATTGAAAACATTCTTCCCATGAATCAGGCATCTAGTATTGAAGGTGCTGTAATGATAGATGGAGGCGGAGCATATGTTTATCCTGGTCTTGCCGAATTTCACTCTCATATCCCCGTTGCTCAAAATGGAAATACTCAATTGCAAGAAGAAGCCATGTGGCTTTATTTGGCAAATGGCGTTTTGAGAGTCAGAGGAATGATCGGGCATGCTTCCCACTTACCTTTAAAAGAGAGGATTGAAAACGGAGAAATAGATGGCCCAAGACTTTTCTTGTCTGGTCCTTCTTTTAGTGGTTCTTCAGTTTCTTCTCCTGAGCAAGCAGCACAAATGGTAAGAGATGAAAAAGCAGCAGGTTATGATCATCTCAAATTGCATCCGGGCTTGGAAATGGATGAGTTTTTGGCGATTTCAAAAAAAGCTCAAGAATTGAATATTCCTTTTGGTGGCCATGTTTCATTGGATGTAGGCTTAGAAGCTAGTTTGAAAGGTGGCTATAAATCCATAGAGCATATGGATGGATATGTGGAAGCATTGATTCCTGACTATTCAAAAGTTTTGGACCCTAAACAGGCTGGCCCTTTTACCATGTTGCTAGTTAAGGAAGCGGATTTAAGCAAGCTTCCAGAATTAGTAAAAATGACTTTGGATACCGAAGCGTGGATTGCACCAACTTTAACATTATTCGATCGGTATTTTGGGTACAAGCCTGCAGAGGAATATAGAAATATTCCAGAGATGAAATACATGTCTGCTGAGCAGGTTCAAAACTGGATTAATGCCAAAAAACCTTATGAAGAAGCTGGTGTATTGACCAAAGAAAATGTCCAGCCTTATCTGAATTTTAGGAATATGCTTTTTATGACTTTACATGAAGCAGGCGTTCCCATTTTGATGACTTCTGATTCACCACAGGTGTTTAATGTTCCTGGGTTTTCCATTCATCATGAAATTGAATTGATGTCAGAAGCCGGAATGTCTAATTATGAGATTTTGAAAACTGGGTCTGTAAATCCTGCGAAATATTTTAATCAGGAGGATGAATGGGGAGTGCTCAAGAAAGGTGCATCTGCTGATTTTGTCTTAGTAAAAGGGAATCCACTCGAAGACCTTGAAACGCTGAAAGAGCCAATCATGGTGGTCATGAAAGGTGAAATGTACGATAAGGAGGCACTGGAAAAACAATTGGAAAAGATTGAACTAAACCATAAACGATAG
- a CDS encoding aldose epimerase family protein gives MKLFPRACIAFFAVTLMIGCQSKTEKTNEVEETVENNMEIQAVKVGQWEGKDVFKYSLDNGFMEVEMTNFGGIISKILVPDKNGNLENVVLSLDSIPQYFTGNGPYLGAAVGRYANRISKGSFMLDGEKVEVTKNIGENHLHGGRKGFGVKVWDQAEPYDSENGVGVKMHYLSVDGEEGFPGNLDTWLYMELTSDNEIKVRFESTTDKKTVVNLTNHSYFNLGGIKRDVKDHEVQIMADAYTEVDNQSIPTGELINVEGTPFDFRTPKNLGEQMEAKGGGFDHNYATKRENSSELLEIAKVKHPESGRIMEVFSTAPGVQFYTSNGMRDFKGAEGKVYQPFWAFCLEPQAWPDSPNHSNFPSAALEPGEKYVHEIVFKFEVEK, from the coding sequence ATGAAACTATTCCCCAGAGCCTGCATCGCTTTTTTTGCTGTTACACTAATGATAGGTTGTCAAAGTAAAACAGAGAAAACAAATGAGGTGGAAGAAACTGTTGAAAATAATATGGAAATACAGGCGGTGAAAGTAGGCCAATGGGAAGGGAAAGATGTTTTTAAGTACAGCTTGGATAATGGGTTTATGGAAGTGGAGATGACGAATTTTGGAGGGATTATTTCCAAAATCCTAGTCCCTGACAAAAATGGAAATCTTGAAAATGTCGTCCTTTCTTTAGATAGTATTCCCCAGTACTTTACCGGAAATGGGCCTTATTTAGGTGCTGCAGTCGGTAGGTATGCAAATAGGATTTCCAAAGGATCTTTTATGCTGGATGGAGAAAAGGTGGAGGTGACTAAGAATATTGGAGAGAATCACTTGCATGGAGGAAGAAAAGGCTTTGGTGTGAAAGTTTGGGATCAAGCTGAGCCTTATGATTCTGAGAATGGGGTCGGAGTTAAAATGCATTATTTGAGTGTCGATGGAGAGGAAGGTTTTCCTGGGAATTTGGATACTTGGTTGTATATGGAGTTGACTTCTGATAATGAGATCAAAGTCCGCTTTGAATCGACTACCGACAAGAAAACAGTTGTCAACTTAACCAATCACAGTTATTTTAACTTAGGCGGAATCAAGCGTGATGTGAAAGACCATGAAGTTCAGATAATGGCAGATGCTTATACTGAGGTAGATAATCAGTCTATCCCCACCGGAGAGTTAATCAATGTGGAAGGAACTCCATTTGATTTTAGAACTCCAAAGAATTTGGGAGAGCAGATGGAAGCAAAAGGTGGAGGCTTTGATCATAACTATGCCACCAAAAGAGAAAATTCATCTGAGCTATTAGAAATCGCCAAAGTAAAACATCCAGAGAGTGGAAGAATTATGGAAGTATTCAGTACCGCTCCGGGAGTACAGTTTTATACATCCAATGGCATGAGAGATTTTAAAGGTGCGGAAGGAAAAGTATATCAACCATTTTGGGCTTTTTGTTTAGAGCCACAAGCTTGGCCGGATAGTCCAAATCATTCAAATTTTCCTTCAGCTGCTTTGGAACCTGGAGAAAAATATGTGCATGAAATCGTATTTAAATTTGAAGTGGAAAAATAA
- a CDS encoding glycoside hydrolase family 3 protein, whose protein sequence is MKPILSKRQKVAQIFFPAAFVHDSEENHQSLEELIRLEEVGGLTFFHSRISAAANFEKRQEVLDVEGTLEKLVELINRFQQASKTPLIISIDGEFGLAMRIENTPIYPYAISLGGISLEGEKQVEEVAYKMGLEMKTVGIHLNLAPCADVNTNPLNPVIGYRSYGSDTNHVARLALAAYKGLNRAGIGACLKHFPGHGDTQVDSHLNLPVVNKSKKELVEEELYPFQYGIDHDVEMIMVGHLAVPALSNGAEISASISREIITDLLKKEMGFQGIVISDALNMKAVSRLFDTPGQLEWEAFHAGNDILCFSENVKEGIDFILEKATEAEINASFEKLQDLKEKLGVFERRPAEVPKFNWESHEKFLEKLSREFLCEWKGEINPIKIRDLGESGNLGLRSFPTQTETVFSELLQEYFGRNLYEISDKKADRMIITLFVPSAKPVNHFGLENEVLEEIKQLALDKSCILYLFGNPLSLRLLGDLKRFSNIIVAYQNFEATQRTAIKHLMGEWKAIGKMSVKL, encoded by the coding sequence ATGAAACCCATCCTTAGCAAGCGGCAAAAAGTCGCTCAAATATTCTTCCCTGCAGCATTTGTACATGATTCAGAAGAAAATCATCAAAGCCTGGAAGAATTAATTCGCCTTGAAGAAGTAGGTGGCCTCACTTTTTTCCACAGTAGAATTTCCGCTGCAGCAAATTTCGAAAAGCGCCAGGAAGTTTTGGACGTGGAAGGGACTTTGGAAAAATTAGTAGAGCTAATCAATCGATTTCAACAAGCTTCCAAAACTCCGTTAATTATCTCTATTGACGGGGAGTTTGGCCTTGCCATGAGAATTGAAAACACGCCTATCTACCCCTATGCCATTTCCCTTGGCGGCATCAGTCTGGAAGGTGAAAAACAAGTTGAAGAAGTAGCTTATAAGATGGGATTGGAAATGAAAACCGTGGGAATACATCTGAATCTTGCTCCTTGCGCAGATGTGAACACGAATCCTTTAAACCCTGTCATTGGATATAGGTCTTATGGGTCTGACACTAATCATGTAGCAAGATTAGCCCTAGCTGCCTATAAAGGACTAAATAGAGCCGGAATAGGAGCATGCCTCAAACATTTTCCTGGCCATGGCGACACACAAGTTGACTCACATCTAAATCTACCTGTTGTCAATAAATCAAAAAAGGAGTTAGTAGAAGAAGAACTATACCCTTTTCAATATGGGATTGACCATGATGTAGAAATGATTATGGTTGGCCATTTAGCAGTTCCAGCTTTGAGCAATGGGGCTGAAATTTCAGCAAGTATCAGTAGAGAAATCATTACTGATTTGCTTAAAAAAGAAATGGGGTTTCAAGGAATTGTGATTTCTGATGCTCTCAATATGAAAGCAGTTTCACGGTTATTTGATACTCCCGGCCAATTGGAATGGGAAGCATTCCACGCTGGAAATGATATCCTTTGCTTCTCTGAAAATGTGAAAGAGGGCATTGATTTTATTTTAGAAAAGGCAACCGAGGCAGAAATAAACGCCTCCTTTGAGAAGTTGCAGGATTTAAAAGAAAAGTTGGGAGTTTTTGAAAGAAGACCTGCAGAAGTTCCAAAGTTCAACTGGGAAAGTCATGAAAAATTTCTAGAAAAACTCTCCAGAGAATTTCTTTGTGAATGGAAAGGAGAAATCAATCCAATCAAGATCAGGGATTTGGGAGAATCAGGGAACCTGGGACTTAGGTCTTTCCCAACTCAAACAGAAACGGTTTTCAGTGAACTTCTTCAAGAATATTTTGGAAGAAATCTTTACGAAATTTCAGACAAGAAAGCTGATCGCATGATCATCACTTTATTTGTACCTTCTGCAAAGCCAGTCAACCATTTCGGCTTGGAGAATGAAGTTTTAGAAGAAATAAAACAGTTGGCACTAGATAAATCCTGCATACTCTACCTTTTTGGCAATCCACTTTCTTTGCGACTCTTAGGAGATTTAAAAAGGTTTTCCAATATCATTGTTGCCTATCAAAATTTTGAAGCTACCCAAAGAACTGCTATCAAGCATTTAATGGGAGAATGGAAAGCGATCGGAAAAATGAGCGTAAAACTATAA
- a CDS encoding MFS transporter, with product MTQKTTKSPWLWVPSLYMTEGIPYIIIITVSVIMYKQLGIANSDIGLYTSLLYLPWVVKPIWSPIVDLFGTKRKWFLSMQLVLAIVFICVGFSTSGNSFFFMTLAFFWMGAFASATNDIASDGMYLIALKPAQQSFFVGLRGTFYRIGMITGQGLIVMLAGYFETSLGDNTKAWSYTMILVGGLMFLLTAINFFTTPKVEENSSETRKREASFGKVFYTFFTKKNIGISLAFVLLYRLGESQLVKMASPFLLDDKQTGGLGLSTSEVGFLYGTIGVIALLLGGILGGIAISRHGLGKWMIPMALSLNLPNLLYIALAHFQPENILFAGTVVIIEQFGYGFGFAAYMIFLIYLAEGLFKTSHYALATGFMAMGMMFPGMISGYAQEWLGYTGFFIWVGLAMIPALIIAKTVKYPREFGKKSD from the coding sequence ATGACCCAAAAAACGACGAAAAGCCCTTGGCTTTGGGTTCCATCTCTATACATGACAGAGGGGATTCCTTATATCATCATCATCACTGTCTCGGTGATTATGTACAAGCAGTTGGGAATCGCCAATAGCGACATAGGCCTTTACACCAGTTTACTTTATCTCCCATGGGTAGTCAAGCCGATATGGAGCCCGATTGTAGACCTCTTTGGAACCAAAAGAAAATGGTTTTTAAGCATGCAACTGGTACTAGCCATTGTTTTTATCTGTGTTGGGTTTAGCACTTCAGGCAATAGCTTTTTCTTTATGACCTTGGCATTTTTCTGGATGGGGGCTTTTGCCTCTGCGACTAATGATATTGCCTCTGACGGGATGTATTTAATCGCTTTAAAACCTGCACAGCAATCCTTTTTCGTTGGATTGAGAGGGACATTTTACCGAATTGGAATGATTACTGGGCAAGGGCTGATTGTCATGCTTGCCGGCTATTTTGAAACAAGTTTGGGAGATAACACCAAAGCTTGGTCCTACACCATGATTTTAGTCGGTGGATTAATGTTCTTGCTTACGGCCATAAACTTTTTCACCACTCCAAAGGTGGAAGAAAACTCATCTGAAACTCGCAAAAGAGAAGCAAGCTTTGGGAAAGTTTTTTACACTTTCTTCACCAAAAAGAACATTGGAATTTCACTTGCCTTTGTATTACTGTATCGACTCGGTGAATCTCAATTGGTAAAAATGGCATCTCCATTTTTATTGGACGACAAGCAAACTGGAGGTTTAGGACTTAGCACCTCAGAAGTGGGATTCCTTTATGGAACGATCGGAGTAATTGCTCTTTTGCTGGGCGGTATATTAGGTGGTATTGCCATCTCAAGACATGGATTGGGGAAATGGATGATTCCTATGGCATTATCCCTAAACCTCCCCAATTTATTGTACATAGCTTTGGCACATTTTCAACCCGAAAATATTCTATTTGCAGGAACTGTGGTAATCATCGAACAGTTCGGCTATGGTTTTGGTTTTGCAGCTTATATGATCTTTTTGATCTATCTGGCCGAAGGATTATTTAAAACTTCTCACTATGCCTTAGCGACTGGTTTTATGGCCATGGGCATGATGTTTCCGGGGATGATTTCTGGATATGCTCAGGAATGGCTAGGCTATACTGGATTTTTTATTTGGGTAGGACTTGCCATGATTCCAGCCTTAATCATCGCAAAAACCGTAAAATATCCTAGGGAGTTTGGCAAGAAGTCAGATTAA
- a CDS encoding GNAT family N-acetyltransferase produces MKDMLVRLIGLPDTSVVERNLSKKENIVFRRAIAPEKHLVSEWVKAHFGDYWQSEVEVAFARQPVACWIAQRGNDILGFACYESTAKNFFGPTGTQENERGKGIGKILLIKALQSMKEMGYVYAIIGGVGPSEFYQKAVDAKIIEGSEVSIYQNLIRKK; encoded by the coding sequence ATGAAAGACATGCTTGTAAGATTGATTGGACTTCCCGACACTTCTGTAGTGGAAAGGAATTTATCCAAAAAAGAAAACATCGTCTTTCGTAGAGCAATTGCACCTGAAAAACATTTGGTAAGTGAATGGGTAAAAGCCCATTTTGGAGATTATTGGCAATCTGAAGTGGAGGTAGCCTTTGCCAGGCAGCCGGTGGCATGCTGGATTGCTCAAAGAGGAAATGACATTTTAGGTTTCGCCTGCTATGAAAGCACTGCAAAGAATTTTTTTGGTCCTACAGGAACCCAGGAAAACGAAAGAGGTAAAGGAATTGGCAAAATCCTTTTAATCAAAGCGCTTCAATCCATGAAAGAAATGGGTTATGTCTATGCCATTATAGGTGGTGTAGGACCCTCAGAATTTTATCAAAAAGCAGTGGACGCAAAAATTATTGAAGGATCTGAAGTCAGCATCTATCAAAACTTGATTAGAAAAAAATGA